In Fusarium oxysporum f. sp. lycopersici 4287 chromosome 6, whole genome shotgun sequence, a single window of DNA contains:
- a CDS encoding hypothetical protein (At least one base has a quality score < 10): MDLNPAIDTSRVSEEDRGKAQVGEVRQAIEEKVRAREGGQPNWRCAAVVKDVRNEDRIKVVCRDEAELQLVREAAERTMVKGVRVLRNQLYPVKVDGANRTAVLDSSGNILPGAAEALGKENVVTIAKMHWLSNKENGKMYGSMVIYVTKASDARRLLDERYFHLAGESASTNVFERRQGPDQCYNCWETGHKAFACSKTQRCGKCAETGHRHRDCQAVEPKCVPCGGPHESFSQNCRLNVHKKDVVQLSMMNDRDLQDYAVLAVAEPYALNIEGSVVTTPNSHRNWIKYIPTKRHDMQWPIRSMLWIRSDLEAEQVPIPSADLTGAILRWPDREVLVVSVYVAGKDEEALRTAMRQLHAIIGSFRNSTGKRTDVILAGDFNRHDQLWGGDDVTG; encoded by the exons GGAGGACAGAGGTAAGGCGCAAGTAGGAGAAGTGCGTCAAGCTATCGAAGAAAAGGTGCGGGCGAGGGAAGGCGGCCAACCGAACTGGCGATGCGCAGCCGTGGTGAAGGATGTAAGGAACGAAGATCGCATCAAGGTAGTGTGCCGAGACGAGGCGGAGCTGCAGCTTGTCAGGGAGGCGGCAGAGAGGACGATGGTGAAGGGCGTGAGGGTTCTCAGAAACCAGCTATACCCGGTCAAGGTCGACGGTGCAAACAGGACGGCGGTTCTAGATTCATCTGGCAATATTCTGCCTGGTGCAGCCGAAGCTCTAGGAAAAGAGAATGTAGTGACGATAGCCAAGATGCACTGGCTCAGCAATAAGGAGAACGGGAAGATGTACGGCTCGATGGTGATCTATGTCACCAAGGCGAGCGATGCGCGACGACTTCTTGACGAGAGATACTTCCACCTCGCCGGAGAGTCGGCCAGCACTAATGTCTTTGAGCGACGCCAAGGCCCCGACCAATGCTACAACTGCTGGGAGACTGGCCATAAAGCCTTTGCCTGCAGTAAAACACAACGATGCGGCAAGTGTGCGGAGACGGGACATCGCCATCGAGACTGCCAAGCGGTCGAACCAAAGTGTGTTCCATGCGGAGGACCACACGAGTCGTTCAGTCAAAACTGTCGG CTCAACGTGCACAAGAAGGATGTGGTGCAGCTGAGCATGATGAACGACAGAGACTTGCAGGACTATGCGGTGCTGGCAGTCGCTGAGCCGTACGCCTTGAATATTGAAGGATCGGTGGTGACGACACCAAACAGTCACAGGAACTGGATCAAGTATATACCTACAAAGAGACACGACATGCAGTGGCCGATACGCAGCATGCTCTGGATACGGAGCGACCTAGAGGCGGAACAAGTGCCGATACCATCGGCTGACCTCACGGGGGCGATACTTCGGTGGCCCGACCGGGAGGTCTTGGTGGTATCGGTATACGTGGCAGGGAAAGATGAGGAGGCCCTACGTACTGCCATGAGGCAACTACATGCGATCATCGGGAGCTTCCGTAACAGCACGGGAAAGAGGACGGACGTCATCCTAGCCGGCGACTTTAACCGGCACGATCAGCTCTGGGGAGGCGACGATGTGACCGGGTAG